A window of the Isosphaera pallida ATCC 43644 genome harbors these coding sequences:
- a CDS encoding DUF4288 domain-containing protein, producing the protein MAWYSAHLVMYSMFKDGIQDKFPLREDVVLIEADSVGEAFDRAKRRGKEREGDDQGTHSYDGRASNWVFIGVRKLIECDLLVNDRPGDGSEVSYSMLEVRDRASVQRFAKGEPVEALYRE; encoded by the coding sequence ATGGCCTGGTATTCCGCACACCTTGTCATGTACTCAATGTTCAAGGATGGGATCCAGGACAAATTCCCATTGCGCGAGGATGTGGTTTTGATCGAGGCCGACAGCGTGGGAGAAGCCTTCGATCGCGCCAAACGCCGCGGCAAGGAACGCGAGGGGGACGACCAAGGTACCCACTCCTACGATGGTCGCGCCTCCAACTGGGTATTCATCGGCGTGCGCAAGCTCATCGAATGCGACCTGCTGGTGAACGACCGCCCCGGCGACGGCAGCGAGGTTTCCTACTCCATGCTCGAAGTTCGGGATCGCGCTTCGGTCCAACGGTTTGCCAAAGGCGAACCTGTCGAAGCGCTCTATCGAGAATAG
- a CDS encoding DedA family protein: MTDDLVNQLGYFGIPLLLILGGLGVPIPEEGPIILAAVLSKNGTLWWPLAFASCLVGVLIGDFIVYVIGYVQGERVLNFGPTRKLISRERQAQIKGYFERHGFKILLLGRFAVGFRTAAYLTAGMLRLPPLKLLLTDLVAALLSTSLIFGMGYLFAQQIEWLVQTAQYTIAYLLGGGIVLALSYRFFKSRSRLGKVVGPPVALEVQPLPPGIGLVAANEPIELERPDQPTAETTALEESGTAPSLEVIIRLPVLQEDEAVVSPVQANPAILLNQMATADPRPPEIAAHQTIAQPTGSVDLGTDAAASG, translated from the coding sequence GTGACGGATGATCTGGTCAACCAACTCGGCTATTTCGGGATTCCCCTGCTGCTGATTCTGGGCGGGTTGGGAGTGCCCATCCCTGAAGAGGGACCGATCATCCTGGCCGCTGTGCTCTCCAAAAACGGCACGCTGTGGTGGCCCCTGGCCTTCGCGTCCTGCCTGGTCGGCGTGTTAATCGGCGACTTCATCGTTTATGTGATCGGCTACGTTCAGGGGGAGCGGGTTCTCAACTTCGGCCCGACCCGCAAGCTGATCTCCAGGGAACGTCAAGCGCAGATCAAGGGCTACTTCGAGCGTCACGGATTCAAAATCCTCCTTCTGGGACGCTTCGCCGTCGGCTTCCGCACCGCCGCCTACCTCACGGCCGGAATGCTCCGGCTGCCCCCGCTCAAACTGCTCCTAACCGATCTCGTGGCCGCCCTATTGAGCACCTCGCTGATATTCGGAATGGGTTATCTGTTTGCACAACAGATTGAATGGCTGGTCCAAACAGCGCAGTATACCATCGCCTATCTGCTAGGGGGGGGGATTGTCCTGGCGCTGTCGTATCGGTTCTTCAAGAGCCGATCGCGGCTGGGCAAGGTGGTGGGGCCGCCGGTGGCCCTTGAAGTCCAACCCCTTCCCCCCGGAATTGGTCTGGTCGCTGCCAACGAGCCCATCGAGTTGGAGCGTCCCGACCAACCCACGGCGGAGACCACCGCGCTGGAGGAAAGTGGGACGGCTCCCTCTCTCGAAGTGATCATTCGGCTGCCAGTCTTGCAGGAGGACGAGGCCGTTGTCAGCCCGGTTCAAGCCAACCCTGCCATCCTGTTGAACCAAATGGCAACCGCCGATCCCCGTCCGCCGGAGATCGCGGCCCACCAAACGATCGCTCAACCCACTGGTTCCGTCGATCTGGGCACCGACGCGGCCGCGTCCGGCTGA